A stretch of the Streptomyces sp. NBC_00654 genome encodes the following:
- a CDS encoding TetR/AcrR family transcriptional regulator, whose amino-acid sequence MPAQLSRNPPPSASGTPAPGQRADARHNRARLLQAAREAYALNGTDVSSSAIARRAGVGAATLYRHFPTRGALIAAAFSEQLSQCVAALDEALQDDDPWHGLRDVLTKVCTMQAQDRGFSAAFLSQFPDVPDVHRERARAEASLAQLVQRAKDTGQLRKDFDPSDITLLLLANNGVVRESPAASMAASRRLLAYFLQSCLPTDGTPLPQPAPLRLDDLYKPPHRTG is encoded by the coding sequence ATGCCTGCCCAACTGTCTCGGAACCCGCCCCCCTCCGCCTCCGGCACCCCCGCCCCGGGGCAGAGAGCCGACGCCCGGCACAACCGCGCCCGGCTCCTCCAGGCCGCCCGTGAGGCGTACGCCCTCAACGGCACCGACGTATCTTCCAGCGCAATCGCCCGCAGAGCGGGCGTGGGTGCCGCCACCCTCTACCGGCACTTCCCGACACGCGGCGCGCTGATCGCCGCCGCGTTCTCCGAACAACTCAGCCAGTGCGTCGCAGCCCTCGACGAGGCCCTTCAGGACGACGATCCCTGGCACGGACTTCGCGACGTCCTTACCAAGGTGTGCACGATGCAGGCCCAGGACCGCGGGTTCAGCGCCGCGTTCCTCTCCCAATTTCCCGACGTGCCCGACGTCCATCGCGAGCGTGCCCGCGCCGAGGCATCCCTCGCCCAGCTGGTACAGCGTGCGAAGGACACCGGACAGCTGCGCAAGGACTTCGACCCCAGCGACATCACCCTCCTGCTCCTGGCCAACAACGGCGTCGTGCGAGAGTCCCCGGCGGCCTCCATGGCCGCATCCCGCCGCCTGCTCGCCTACTTCCTCCAGTCCTGCCTGCCGACGGACGGCACACCCCTGCCCCAGCCCGCGCCACTCCGCCTTGACGACCTCTACAAGCCACCTCATCGAACGGGGTGA
- a CDS encoding IS5 family transposase: MPAVPSCLLEPLWDQFAVLLPVRNEYAESHPLGCHRRRVPDRTVFKYIVLALVHGSGYERIAGAGCSDRTIRRRVKQWAELGISEKVHALALEAYDRMIGLGLSEISVDGCITKAPSGGDKAGRSPVDRGKQGLKRSVASDACGVPLGIVSDGANRHDSPLLGPTLDAAQAQVGAMPETVNVNLDRGYDSAKSRLLIAELGFTAEIARKGVPAPIQAGKRWVVERTHSWMNDYGKLRRCTERSGEVVDFYLYLAATLVTLRMLIRRSTSRYRWDGRPTTRRLK, from the coding sequence GTGCCTGCGGTCCCATCATGCCTTTTGGAACCCCTGTGGGACCAATTCGCCGTTCTGCTGCCCGTGCGGAACGAATACGCCGAGAGCCATCCGCTGGGTTGTCACCGGCGACGGGTTCCAGACCGGACCGTCTTCAAGTACATCGTGCTCGCGCTGGTCCACGGCTCCGGCTACGAGCGGATCGCTGGCGCCGGATGCTCCGACCGAACGATCCGACGCCGCGTCAAACAGTGGGCTGAACTGGGGATATCCGAGAAGGTCCATGCCCTCGCACTCGAGGCCTACGACCGCATGATCGGCCTCGGGCTGAGCGAGATCTCGGTGGACGGCTGCATCACCAAGGCCCCGTCCGGCGGTGACAAGGCCGGGCGGTCACCGGTGGACCGGGGCAAGCAGGGGCTGAAACGCTCCGTCGCCTCCGATGCCTGTGGTGTCCCGCTCGGGATCGTCTCCGACGGGGCCAACCGGCACGATTCACCCTTGCTCGGCCCCACCCTGGACGCGGCGCAGGCGCAGGTCGGCGCGATGCCGGAGACCGTCAACGTCAACCTCGACCGCGGCTACGACAGCGCCAAGTCCCGTTTACTGATAGCCGAGTTGGGTTTCACGGCCGAGATCGCCCGCAAGGGAGTGCCCGCCCCGATCCAAGCCGGCAAGCGCTGGGTGGTCGAGCGCACCCACTCGTGGATGAACGACTACGGCAAGCTCCGGCGCTGCACCGAGAGGAGCGGCGAGGTCGTGGACTTCTACCTCTACCTCGCCGCCACTCTCGTCACGCTCCGCATGCTCATCCGACGCTCGACGAGCCGCTACCGCTGGGACGGCCGCCCCACCACCCGACGCCTCAAGTGA